Genomic DNA from Desulfurivibrio alkaliphilus AHT 2:
AACGGCCCAGCCAGTCGCCGATGATCAGGGCGCCGTCTTCGGCGTGCAGGCAGATATCCCGGAAGATCTTGACCAACTGCTCGTTGGTGAAGTGGCTCATGGTGCCGTAAGACGACATGTAAAGGTCAAACGGTGCTTCCTTCTCCAGCATCTTGAGGCCGTCGGAAAAGTCGGCCTTCTCGAAACGGACCTTGCCGTTGCCGCTTAAATGCTCCCGGGCCTGCTCCAGCAGATCCTCGTTGAGGTCGTAGCCCACGTACTCCTGCAGGGTCTCCGGGGTCACGGCGGCGGTGATGAAGTCGTAGATCCCCGGTTCCTCGCGGTTGACCCCGGTGATCAGGTCATAACCGTCGGCGCTGCCGCAGCCCAGGTCGGCGATGCGGATCCGCTTGAGTTGCTTGTGTTTACGGTCGGTCAACTCGTTAAGATAGGGCCGGAGCATGATCCCGGTGAGCTGATCCTCCCAGAATCGGCGCACGTTGTCATACTTGCCCAGCAGGCCGGTGGCCTTTTCGTACTTGCCGGTCCCGGCGGCCTGGGAATATGCCTTGGTTTCAGCCATTGATAAACCTCCGCTGCACGTTTAGGCGGCTTGCTGGGCCTTGAGCCAGTCAATGGCGGCAAAGGCATCGGCACAGTGAGCGTCGGCCCCGATCTCGCTGGCGAACTCCGGCGAAGTGGGGGCGCCGCCGATGCAGACCTTGGTGTTTTCCAGGCCCTCTTCCTTGAGCTTGTCGATGACCTCCTGCATGTTGCGCATGGTGGTGGTCAGCAGGGCCGAAAGACCCAGGTAGGGGGCGTTGTGTTCCTTGACTGCGGCGACGATCTTGTCGGCGGGTACGTCAACGCCCAGATCGATAACGTCGTAACCGGCGCCCTTGATCATGATGCTGACGATGTTCTTGCCGATATCGTGCAAATCGCCGATGACGGTGGCGATGACGAAGCGGCCCTTGCTCTCCACCCCGTCCTTGAGCAGGTGGGGGGTGAGGATATCCATGCCGGCGCCCACCGCCTCGGCGGCGGCCAGCATATCCGGGATCAGGTATTCGCCCTTTTCAAACTTTTCCCCCACCACGTTCATGGAGTCGGTCAGTCCGTCCACCAGGATCTCGGAGGGGCTGACGCCCTGATCCAGGGCCTGGTTGACCAGTTCGGTCACCGCCGGCTGATCCTCGAGGCCCTCATCAAAGCCCTCGTCTTCAGCTTCAATCCGGCCCTGAACCACGTTGAATGCGATTTTTTCGAGCAGTT
This window encodes:
- a CDS encoding corrinoid protein produces the protein MEKQELLEKIAFNVVQGRIEAEDEGFDEGLEDQPAVTELVNQALDQGVSPSEILVDGLTDSMNVVGEKFEKGEYLIPDMLAAAEAVGAGMDILTPHLLKDGVESKGRFVIATVIGDLHDIGKNIVSIMIKGAGYDVIDLGVDVPADKIVAAVKEHNAPYLGLSALLTTTMRNMQEVIDKLKEEGLENTKVCIGGAPTSPEFASEIGADAHCADAFAAIDWLKAQQAA